The DNA window AAGGAACAGCCACCATGAAAGAAATTGCACAACATGTTCGGGTGGGTGCTATGTCATACCTTAAACAACAATACAAAGTGGTGATTAAGGTATTTATTGTATTAGCGGTTGTTTTTGCTGTAATGGCTTATTTCGGACTGCAGAACCCCTGGGTACCGTTTGCTTTTCTTACCGGAGGCTTTTTTTCAGGTCTGGCTGGTTTTTTTGGTATGAAAACGGCTACCTACGCTTCGGCACGTACGGCTAATGCAGCTTCTCATTCTCTTGACAAAGGTTTGAAAGTAGCTTTCCGTAGTGGAGCTGTAATGGGACTTGTGGTTGTAGGACTCGGATTACTGGATATTTCGTTATGGTATCTGGTACTTAATCATTTTATCGATGCTACCGGAGCGCAGAAGCTGGTGATCATCACCACCACAATGCTTACTTTTGGTATGGGTGCTTCTACTCAGGCTTTGTTTGCACGTGTAGGCGGCGGTATTTATACGAAGGCAGCCGACGTAGGTGCCGACCTCGTAGGTAAAGTTGAGGCCGGTATTCCTGAGGATGATCCGCGTAATCCTGCTACCATTGCAGATAATGTAGGGGATAATGTAGGTGACGTGGCCGGTATGGGCGCTGACTTATATGAATCGTATTGTGGTTCCATTCTTGCTACTGCAGCACTTGGAGCAGCGGCTTTTGCTATTAGCGGAGAAACGGATATGCAGATGAAAGCTGTGTTGGCCCCTATGTTGATTGCTGCGGTAGGTATTGTACTTTCTATCCTTGGCATTTTCCTTGTCCGGACTAAAGAGGGTGCTTCCATGAAACAGTTGTTGGGATCGCTCGGACGTGGGGTAAATACCAGTTCGATCCTGATCGCCATCGCTACCTTTGGAATTCTCTATGTTCTTCAGATGCAGAACTGGTTGGGTGTTTCATTCTCTGTGATCACAGGTCTTCTCGCTGGTATAATCATCGGGCAGGCTACGGAATATTACACTTCCCACTCATATAAGCCGACCCAGAAAATTGCTGAAAGTTCCAATACCGGACCTGCCACAGTGATCATTTCCGGTTTGGGATTAGGAATGGTTTCTACAGCTATACCGGTGTTGACTATTGGTGTAGCTATTATTTTGTCTTTTCTTTGTGCCATCAATTTTGATGTAGCCAATATGCTTACTGCTGAAAACCTTAGTATGGGGCTTTACGGCATTGGTATTGCTGCCGTTGGTATGCTGTCGACATTGGGTATTACACTGGCAACTGATGCTTATGGTCCTATTGCTGATAATGCAGGTGGAAATGCGGAAATGAGCGGTTTGGGACCTGAAGTACGTAAACGTACGGATGCTTTGGATGCACTTGGTAATACAACAGCTGCTACCGGAAAAGGATTTGCTATTGGCTCGGCTGCACTCACGGCACTGGCGCTGTTGGCTTCCTATATTGAAGAAATAAAGATGGCCATGCAACATGCCGGTAAAACAGTTCTGGAAGGAACCACTAAATTGATCTCCGAAGCAGGAATCCTTGATTTTATGGATTATTATCAGATTACTTTGATGAACCCTAAGGTGCTGGTGGGCGTTTTTGTAGGTTCCATGATGGCCTTTCTTTTCTGTGGCTTGACCATGAATGCGGTAGGTCGTGCAGCACAAAGTATGGTAAATGAAGTTCGTCGTCAGTTCCGTGAAATCAAAGGAATACTTACCGGAGAAGGAAAGCCCGATTATGCCCGTTGTGTTGAGATCTCTACAAAAGGAGCACAACGTGAAATGATGTTGCCTTCTATTCTGGCGATCATTGCTCCTGTTGCTATGGGACTGGTATTTGGTGTTGCCGGTGTAATGGGATTATTGGTCGGCGGGCTAGGTGCCGGTTTTGTATTGGCCATTTTCATGGCTAATTCAGGAGGTGCATGGGATAACGCTAAGAAATTTATCGAGGAAGGTAATTATGGAGGAAAAGGTTCAGACAACCATAAAGCCACTGTAGTAGGAGATACAGTCGGGGATCCTTTCAAGGATACATCCGGACCGAGCTTGAATATCCTGATCAAGTTAATGAGTATGGTTGCCATTGTTATGGCAGGCCTCACATCAGCCTGGAGTTTATTTTAAGCCTTCTAACGGCAGATTAGATAACGAAAAGGTGTCTCAAAACGAGACGCCTTTTTTACGCGGTCATTCTCCCAAATACTTTATCGATCTTGTTGATAACCAGTAAAATATCCGACAATCGTTCCGGAGAATTGGAAGGGGATGTTTTTTGTTCTTGGCTCATAAGCATCAATTTTATTTAAACTTTATTACTATCGAATCGAAGAAAAATATTAATATCACCCGTAGTGCATTTATAAAAATGGAAAAAGTTGTTTATTAATCAAATAAATGATTGTATTTAAACGACTGCCAATCAATTAAATATATGAACAACTTCAGTGTAAATTACGAAAAAATATTATAAACATTGCAGAAATTTGAAAGTAAAATGAACTTTTTGAATCAAATCCGAAAGCCAAAATTATCAGATATTGAGTTGATAGCAATCGATTTAACCTCTGAATATATGAGCATTGATTCAGAATATCAATTATTTAGCACTCTCCAGGCAGGATTATTTGATAAAATAGAATGGAGTGTCTATAACAGAAGAAAGCGCAAGTTATTTTATCACAGGGAATCCATTCGTAAAAAAATGGCCAGTCAAATATCCTCTAAGGATTATTACATAGTAGACAGCATGCCATTAGAAATTTGTAAATTAAGCAGAAGTTCACGAAATAAAATTTACAAAGAAAGCTACCACACATCCCCAGGTAAAGGATATTG is part of the Bacteroidales bacterium genome and encodes:
- a CDS encoding sodium-translocating pyrophosphatase, giving the protein MNALFWIVPAASLLALGFAYYFFKQMMKESEGTATMKEIAQHVRVGAMSYLKQQYKVVIKVFIVLAVVFAVMAYFGLQNPWVPFAFLTGGFFSGLAGFFGMKTATYASARTANAASHSLDKGLKVAFRSGAVMGLVVVGLGLLDISLWYLVLNHFIDATGAQKLVIITTTMLTFGMGASTQALFARVGGGIYTKAADVGADLVGKVEAGIPEDDPRNPATIADNVGDNVGDVAGMGADLYESYCGSILATAALGAAAFAISGETDMQMKAVLAPMLIAAVGIVLSILGIFLVRTKEGASMKQLLGSLGRGVNTSSILIAIATFGILYVLQMQNWLGVSFSVITGLLAGIIIGQATEYYTSHSYKPTQKIAESSNTGPATVIISGLGLGMVSTAIPVLTIGVAIILSFLCAINFDVANMLTAENLSMGLYGIGIAAVGMLSTLGITLATDAYGPIADNAGGNAEMSGLGPEVRKRTDALDALGNTTAATGKGFAIGSAALTALALLASYIEEIKMAMQHAGKTVLEGTTKLISEAGILDFMDYYQITLMNPKVLVGVFVGSMMAFLFCGLTMNAVGRAAQSMVNEVRRQFREIKGILTGEGKPDYARCVEISTKGAQREMMLPSILAIIAPVAMGLVFGVAGVMGLLVGGLGAGFVLAIFMANSGGAWDNAKKFIEEGNYGGKGSDNHKATVVGDTVGDPFKDTSGPSLNILIKLMSMVAIVMAGLTSAWSLF